Proteins encoded by one window of Nitrospira sp. MA-1:
- the smpB gene encoding SsrA-binding protein SmpB yields MAKQKTDPSSKVLSTNRKAFYDYMIEEKLEAGIVLVGTEVKALREGRLNLKESYAAIINGKAILHNCHIGTYSHGNQMNHETLRARTLLLHKKEIERLAEKVQQKGLTLVPLRLYFNDRGRVKLEIALGRGKKNYDRRETIKKREAGREIDRAMKESRS; encoded by the coding sequence ATGGCCAAACAAAAAACAGACCCCTCCAGCAAAGTCCTCAGTACCAACAGGAAGGCCTTCTATGACTACATGATAGAAGAAAAGCTCGAAGCCGGCATCGTCCTGGTCGGGACCGAAGTCAAAGCCTTACGGGAGGGCCGCCTGAATTTGAAGGAGAGCTACGCCGCCATCATCAATGGAAAAGCCATCCTGCATAATTGCCATATCGGCACCTACAGCCACGGCAATCAAATGAATCACGAGACGTTGCGCGCACGAACCCTGCTATTGCATAAAAAAGAGATTGAGCGTTTGGCCGAAAAAGTTCAACAGAAGGGACTCACCCTCGTCCCGCTTCGGCTCTATTTTAATGACAGGGGGCGGGTGAAGTTGGAAATCGCCCTAGGGCGTGGGAAGAAAAACTACGACCGGCGGGAGACCATCAAAAAGCGAGAAGCCGGCCGCGAAATCGACAGAGCCATGAAAGAGTCTCGCTCCTAG
- the dnaN gene encoding DNA polymerase III subunit beta: protein MKIQITREDLLTALQRVQGVVEKRNTMPILANILLEAKPEGLDIVATDLEIGMRGLYKATVHEPGSVTFSARTLFDILKEIRHSDIELVVGENNWVTVKAGKSQFRVVGLPSKDYPALPTIEREGLMALPAQGLLQLLKKTVFAVGEKDTRYVLNGLLLTLIPTGATVTLRLVGTDGHRLAWAEQEVTPEKAAIPEAEIKVIIPKKAAIEIRRLLEEDDEQPFLGFTKNMLIFRKSGLVLTSRIMEGTYPNYQQVVPKESSKKITVNKSDLEGALRRVAILSKDKAHAVKLSINPDHIHLSSKSPDLGEADEDIPAKFVGEGFSTGFNARYFLDVLSVIETESLTLQMETPLSPCLIQEQGNPAFKAVVMPVKV from the coding sequence ATGAAAATTCAAATTACCAGGGAGGATTTGTTAACCGCACTCCAACGGGTGCAGGGTGTGGTGGAGAAGCGGAATACCATGCCGATCCTGGCGAATATTCTGTTGGAGGCCAAGCCGGAAGGCCTGGATATTGTGGCGACTGATTTAGAAATTGGCATGAGAGGATTATATAAAGCCACGGTTCATGAGCCGGGGTCGGTCACATTCTCCGCTCGAACACTTTTTGATATTTTAAAAGAGATCAGACATTCCGACATTGAATTGGTCGTGGGTGAAAATAATTGGGTGACGGTGAAGGCCGGGAAAAGCCAATTTCGTGTGGTGGGCTTACCCAGTAAGGATTACCCTGCCCTTCCAACTATTGAACGGGAAGGGTTGATGGCGCTCCCCGCCCAAGGGTTGTTGCAGCTTTTAAAAAAGACGGTATTTGCCGTGGGCGAAAAAGATACACGTTATGTGTTGAACGGGCTTCTTCTCACCCTGATTCCTACAGGAGCCACGGTGACACTTCGTCTGGTGGGCACCGATGGCCATCGGTTAGCCTGGGCTGAGCAGGAAGTGACTCCCGAGAAAGCCGCAATCCCCGAAGCCGAAATTAAGGTCATTATTCCCAAGAAAGCTGCCATAGAAATTCGGCGACTCCTGGAAGAAGACGACGAACAACCGTTCCTCGGGTTTACCAAAAATATGTTAATCTTTCGGAAAAGCGGGTTGGTGTTAACTTCCCGGATTATGGAAGGGACCTATCCCAACTACCAGCAGGTGGTACCGAAAGAAAGTTCCAAAAAAATTACCGTCAATAAGTCCGATCTGGAGGGTGCCCTTCGAAGGGTAGCTATCCTTTCGAAAGATAAGGCCCATGCCGTGAAACTGTCCATCAACCCCGATCACATTCATCTTTCTTCAAAAAGTCCGGATTTAGGAGAAGCAGATGAGGACATCCCGGCTAAATTTGTGGGAGAAGGCTTTTCAACCGGATTCAACGCCAGATATTTTTTGGATGTGTTATCTGTCATTGAAACGGAATCGCTGACCCTTCAAATGGAAACACCCTTAAGCCCGTGTTTGATTCAGGAGCAGGGAAATCCCGCGTTCAAAGCGGTGGTGATGCCCGTGAAGGTTTGA
- the gyrA gene encoding DNA gyrase subunit A, producing MPVEPRLTQVAIEDEMRLSYLDYAMSVIVGRALPDVRDGLKPVHRRILYGMNEMSLGSGKPYRKSAKIVGEIMGNYHPHGDSAIYDTLVRMAQDFNMRYPLVDGQGNYGSVDGDPPAAMRYTEARLTKLAEEMLVDIDRETVNFTPTYDESSQEPVVLPARIPNLLVNGAGGIAVGYATNIPTHNLGEVVAALIALIERPEVTIHELMEFIPGPDFPTAGFIYGTQGIKDAYETGRGLLSLRAKADIEVDERTDRSRIIVTELPFQVNKAKLIEKIADLIHEKRVEGISDLRDESDRDGLRVVIELKRNENASVLLNQLYKHTQMQTTFGVIMLALVGNRPEVLTLKQILAAFLEHRKEVVIRRTAYDLRKAEERAHILEGLRRALEFLDEVIALIRGASSPETARHGLMSQFTLSEVQATAILEMRLQRLTQLEQDKLTQEYNELVSRIAHLRTILASDAMVQQIVKQELIEIKDQYSDERRTQILPAEAELQMEDLIAEEEVVVTITHAGYIKRNAVSIYRAQRRGGKGKVGMGVKEEDFVEQIFTASTHDYLLFFTDAGRVYWLKVYQLPDVGRSSKGKAIVNLLTISQGERVTATLPVRVFAEDQYVVMATQKGYIKKTDLAAFSHPRQGGIIALTLEEGDRLIGVDITDGTREILLGTRMGIVIRFREEDVRPVGRTARGVRGITLAKTNEVIGMVTITSETQSSILTVTERGYGKRTQVEEYRLQSRAGKGVISVKVTEKNGPAISFHQVWETDEIMLMSAEGMILRTRMGDIREIGRNAQGVRLIHLPDDDRVVGVAKLAETDESDQPDPDELNGEMPDEPASSTE from the coding sequence ATGCCGGTTGAACCACGTCTGACGCAAGTTGCCATTGAAGATGAAATGCGTTTGTCCTATTTGGACTACGCCATGAGCGTCATTGTCGGACGGGCGTTGCCGGACGTGCGAGACGGACTGAAGCCGGTTCATCGGCGCATCCTGTATGGCATGAATGAAATGAGTCTGGGCTCCGGGAAGCCCTACAGAAAATCCGCAAAAATTGTCGGTGAAATCATGGGTAACTATCACCCGCATGGTGATTCAGCCATTTACGACACGTTGGTCCGCATGGCCCAGGATTTCAATATGCGGTATCCCCTCGTGGATGGTCAGGGAAACTATGGGTCGGTCGATGGCGATCCACCGGCAGCCATGCGTTACACCGAAGCCCGCTTAACCAAGCTGGCCGAGGAAATGCTGGTGGATATCGACCGGGAGACCGTCAACTTTACTCCGACGTATGACGAGTCGTCCCAAGAGCCCGTCGTATTGCCGGCTCGTATTCCGAATCTATTAGTGAATGGAGCAGGAGGAATTGCGGTAGGATATGCCACCAATATTCCTACGCATAATCTGGGCGAAGTCGTGGCGGCGCTGATTGCCCTTATTGAACGGCCTGAGGTGACCATTCACGAGCTCATGGAATTCATTCCAGGACCTGATTTTCCCACGGCCGGATTTATCTACGGCACGCAAGGGATTAAAGACGCGTATGAAACGGGACGGGGTCTCTTGTCCCTTCGGGCCAAGGCGGACATCGAGGTCGATGAACGCACCGACCGGTCGCGCATCATCGTGACGGAACTGCCTTTCCAGGTGAACAAAGCTAAACTGATAGAAAAGATCGCCGACCTCATCCACGAAAAACGGGTGGAAGGGATATCCGATCTTCGGGACGAATCCGACCGGGACGGACTCCGCGTGGTGATCGAACTCAAGAGAAATGAAAACGCATCGGTCTTACTGAATCAATTATATAAACACACCCAGATGCAAACCACCTTCGGGGTCATCATGCTGGCCTTGGTGGGGAACCGTCCTGAGGTGTTAACCCTCAAACAGATTCTGGCCGCGTTCCTTGAACATCGTAAAGAAGTGGTGATTCGCCGGACCGCGTACGACCTTCGCAAAGCCGAAGAGCGGGCCCACATCTTAGAGGGCTTAAGACGTGCCTTGGAATTCCTGGATGAGGTCATTGCCCTCATTCGTGGAGCGTCTTCTCCGGAAACCGCTCGCCACGGCCTGATGAGCCAGTTTACCTTAAGCGAGGTGCAAGCCACCGCCATTCTGGAAATGCGGTTGCAACGCCTGACCCAACTGGAACAGGACAAGCTGACGCAGGAATATAACGAACTGGTTTCCCGCATTGCCCATTTGCGCACCATATTAGCCTCTGATGCGATGGTGCAACAAATCGTGAAACAGGAATTAATAGAAATCAAAGATCAATATTCCGATGAGCGACGAACGCAGATTCTCCCGGCCGAAGCCGAGTTACAAATGGAAGATCTGATCGCCGAGGAAGAAGTCGTCGTCACCATTACGCATGCCGGGTATATTAAGCGAAATGCCGTGTCCATCTATCGGGCCCAACGCCGTGGCGGAAAAGGGAAAGTCGGCATGGGGGTCAAAGAAGAGGACTTCGTCGAACAAATCTTCACGGCCTCAACCCATGATTACCTGTTGTTCTTTACCGATGCCGGTCGGGTCTACTGGCTCAAAGTGTATCAGTTGCCGGATGTCGGACGGTCCAGCAAAGGGAAAGCCATTGTGAATTTGTTGACCATCAGCCAGGGGGAGCGGGTCACCGCGACTCTGCCGGTCCGGGTGTTTGCCGAAGACCAGTATGTGGTGATGGCCACGCAAAAAGGCTATATCAAAAAAACCGATCTGGCCGCATTCAGCCATCCCCGGCAAGGCGGAATTATTGCGTTGACGCTGGAGGAAGGTGACCGGCTCATCGGTGTGGATATCACCGATGGCACGAGGGAAATTCTTTTGGGCACCCGCATGGGTATTGTCATTCGCTTTCGTGAGGAAGATGTCCGTCCGGTGGGACGAACGGCCCGTGGAGTCAGGGGCATCACGTTGGCGAAGACTAATGAGGTCATCGGGATGGTCACGATTACCAGTGAAACGCAATCCTCAATTCTGACTGTCACCGAACGCGGGTATGGGAAACGCACGCAGGTCGAGGAATATCGCCTCCAATCACGGGCGGGCAAGGGCGTCATCAGCGTCAAAGTCACCGAGAAAAACGGGCCGGCCATCTCGTTCCATCAAGTCTGGGAAACGGATGAAATCATGCTCATGTCCGCAGAGGGCATGATCCTTCGTACCCGCATGGGAGATATCAGGGAAATTGGGCGCAATGCCCAAGGGGTTCGGCTGATCCACTTGCCCGATGACGATCGAGTGGTAGGCGTGGCCAAACTCGCAGAGACCGATGAAAGTGACCAACCGGATCCGGATGAACTCAATGGCGAGATGCCGGACGAACCGGCCTCCTCAACGGAATAA
- the gyrB gene encoding DNA topoisomerase (ATP-hydrolyzing) subunit B gives MESETNPSQESAHSADRQHSDVRYDADQIRVLEGLEAVQKRPAMYIGSTGVDGLHHMVYEVVDNSVDEHMAGYGSEIQVVLQVDGSVLVSDNGRGIPTGLHSTQKKSAAEVALTVLHAGGKFEEGAYKVSGGLHGVGISVVNALSEWLELEIWQNGEVFEQRYHRGKPQTPLTVAGITKKRGTKVVFRPDPLIFETVEFSFDVLAQRLRELAFLNKGLEICLKDDRAGKEKEQVFCYIGGIVSFVEHLNEAKSPLHPPIVVEVEKPEMILQLALQYNEGYSENLYSFANNINTREGGTHLIGFKSALTRTINSYATANDLFKKDSESLSGEDVREGLTAVVSVKIRNPQFEGQTKAKLGNSEVKGIVESAVNEALGSYLEENPSVAKKIVGKSVDAARAREAARKAKELIRRKGALDGGSLPGKLADCSEKDPQFSELYLVEGDSAGGSAKQGRDRRSQAILPLKGKILNVEKARFDKMLASEEIRTLIMAIGTGIGRPREDAEKGKEDKDAFDINRARYHKIIIMTDADVDGSHIRTLLLTFFFRQMPELIERGYIYIAQPPLFKVKKGKGEKYLKDEAAMNTYLSNLAVEDTQLFLPEQNEFVTRDELIPILDKLVAFEGLLTRQGQKQIEPALLRVLVDFPQLTKDLLKNRGDLEVLIEEATRRLRLAFPEGTVDLTIQNDKEHQAHHILCRVAGNGSQKSLNLTHDMVGSADFRELQKISPSALGLGRPPYRLKRKDTEAEFSTSQDLVTEFLETGKKGMSIQRYKGLGEMNPTQLWDTTMNPETRSLLQVTLEDTTGVDEIFTILMGDEVEPRRNFIQRHALEVRNLDV, from the coding sequence ATGGAATCCGAAACAAACCCTAGCCAAGAATCTGCCCACTCGGCAGACCGCCAACATTCTGATGTTCGGTACGATGCCGACCAAATCCGTGTCCTGGAAGGACTGGAGGCGGTTCAAAAACGACCCGCCATGTATATCGGCAGCACAGGTGTCGATGGCCTGCATCATATGGTCTACGAGGTTGTTGATAACAGTGTGGATGAACACATGGCAGGCTATGGAAGTGAAATACAGGTGGTGCTTCAGGTGGATGGTAGTGTCCTGGTCTCGGATAACGGAAGAGGGATACCCACCGGCCTGCATTCCACACAGAAAAAATCGGCAGCCGAAGTCGCATTAACAGTTCTCCATGCCGGTGGAAAGTTTGAGGAGGGTGCCTATAAGGTGTCGGGAGGATTGCATGGTGTCGGGATATCCGTCGTGAATGCCCTTTCGGAATGGCTGGAATTGGAAATTTGGCAAAATGGGGAAGTATTCGAACAACGATATCATCGTGGGAAGCCGCAGACACCATTAACGGTTGCGGGGATCACTAAAAAACGCGGAACAAAAGTGGTCTTTAGGCCGGATCCCCTCATTTTTGAAACTGTGGAATTTAGTTTTGATGTATTGGCGCAACGACTTCGTGAATTGGCCTTCCTGAATAAGGGGTTGGAGATCTGCTTAAAGGATGATCGGGCGGGAAAAGAAAAGGAGCAGGTATTTTGTTACATAGGAGGAATCGTCTCTTTCGTCGAACATCTGAATGAAGCCAAATCTCCCCTTCATCCTCCCATTGTCGTGGAAGTGGAAAAACCGGAAATGATTCTCCAGTTGGCCCTTCAATACAACGAAGGGTATTCGGAGAATTTGTATTCCTTTGCCAATAATATTAATACCCGCGAGGGCGGCACGCATCTCATCGGATTTAAGTCCGCCTTGACGCGCACCATCAATAGTTACGCGACCGCCAATGATTTGTTTAAAAAGGATTCAGAATCGCTGAGCGGAGAGGATGTGAGAGAAGGTCTGACCGCCGTGGTGAGTGTGAAAATCCGCAATCCGCAATTTGAGGGCCAGACCAAAGCCAAATTAGGCAATAGTGAAGTTAAGGGCATTGTGGAGTCGGCCGTCAATGAAGCCTTGGGATCGTATCTTGAGGAAAATCCCTCGGTAGCAAAAAAAATCGTCGGGAAGTCTGTGGATGCGGCACGGGCCAGGGAAGCCGCAAGAAAAGCCAAAGAGCTGATTCGCAGAAAAGGCGCGTTGGATGGGGGGTCACTTCCTGGAAAATTGGCCGACTGCTCAGAAAAAGATCCGCAATTCAGTGAACTGTATCTCGTAGAGGGTGATTCGGCAGGAGGGTCTGCAAAACAGGGGCGTGATCGACGTTCACAAGCCATCCTTCCACTCAAGGGCAAAATCCTGAATGTCGAAAAAGCCAGATTTGATAAAATGCTTGCCAGTGAAGAAATCCGAACCCTCATCATGGCGATTGGTACCGGAATAGGGCGGCCACGGGAAGATGCTGAAAAAGGCAAGGAAGATAAAGACGCCTTTGATATCAATCGAGCCCGGTACCACAAAATCATTATCATGACCGATGCGGACGTCGATGGCAGCCATATCCGGACCCTGCTTCTGACTTTCTTTTTCCGGCAAATGCCGGAACTCATCGAGCGAGGCTATATCTACATTGCTCAGCCTCCCTTGTTTAAGGTCAAAAAAGGGAAGGGAGAAAAGTATCTCAAAGACGAAGCGGCAATGAATACCTATCTGTCCAATCTCGCCGTGGAGGATACGCAACTCTTTCTTCCGGAACAAAACGAATTTGTGACCAGAGATGAACTTATCCCGATTTTAGACAAGCTGGTGGCCTTTGAGGGGCTCTTAACTCGTCAGGGGCAAAAGCAAATTGAACCGGCGCTGCTCCGCGTATTGGTGGATTTTCCACAATTAACGAAAGATCTGTTAAAAAATCGTGGTGACTTGGAAGTATTAATTGAGGAGGCCACTCGTCGGCTTCGACTGGCGTTCCCCGAAGGCACCGTGGATCTGACGATTCAGAACGATAAAGAGCATCAGGCCCACCACATCCTCTGTCGGGTGGCAGGGAATGGCAGTCAGAAGTCTTTGAACCTGACTCACGACATGGTGGGTTCTGCAGATTTCAGAGAATTACAAAAAATCTCTCCTTCGGCGTTGGGGTTGGGACGACCCCCTTACCGGTTAAAACGCAAAGACACGGAAGCGGAATTTTCCACCAGTCAGGATCTGGTGACAGAGTTTTTGGAAACAGGGAAAAAGGGCATGTCAATTCAGCGCTACAAGGGTTTGGGCGAGATGAATCCGACACAACTGTGGGACACCACCATGAATCCCGAAACCCGCAGTCTTCTGCAGGTGACATTAGAAGATACCACCGGAGTGGATGAAATCTTTACCATTTTGATGGGTGATGAAGTTGAACCCCGCCGGAATTTCATTCAACGACATGCCCTGGAAGTTCGAAATTTAGATGTCTAG
- the dnaA gene encoding chromosomal replication initiator protein DnaA gives MSLLLTSVNKIVNKLNLPNINNEKVWVDVLNFVSPRVGDDTIETWFQPLVLEGLNEDQAQIRVPNRFFGEWLGRNYKDLLKEAFQYVEGVNPAEIIFVMKEQDGEGKPLPELKTEVRETRGPVQLQRVRRQPLPNPKYTFKNFVVGASNQFAHAACLAVAESPAKAYNPLFIYGGVGLGKTHLLNSIGNYIADHGDLRIAYVTTEQFTNEVINSIRYDKMIELRRRYRNVDMLLIDDIQFLAGKERTQEEFFHTFNSLYEAGKQIVLSSDRFPKEMPSMEERLRSRFEWGLIADLQPPDVETRIAILRKKSEEEGIAINEDVIQLLAANLKSNIREIEGALIRLGAYASLTGQKITVDMAKHILRDLLGGKRKVITTEDIQEVVANRFHVKISDLKSKRRTKTLVYPRQIAMFLSRDMTDSSFPEIGRDFGGKDHTTIIHACKQMQKAQETDSTLRATIESLKEEIGKG, from the coding sequence GTGTCGTTACTATTAACATCTGTGAATAAAATTGTGAATAAGTTGAATTTACCTAATATTAACAATGAAAAAGTTTGGGTAGACGTGTTGAATTTTGTCAGTCCACGTGTGGGGGATGACACCATTGAAACATGGTTTCAGCCTTTGGTTTTAGAGGGTCTTAATGAAGATCAGGCTCAGATCCGTGTTCCAAATAGATTTTTTGGGGAATGGTTAGGCAGAAACTATAAGGATTTACTCAAAGAAGCTTTTCAGTATGTCGAAGGGGTGAATCCGGCAGAGATTATTTTTGTCATGAAAGAGCAGGATGGGGAAGGGAAACCTTTGCCCGAGCTTAAAACTGAAGTTCGAGAAACCCGTGGGCCCGTTCAACTTCAACGGGTAAGACGGCAACCTCTTCCTAATCCAAAATATACCTTTAAAAACTTCGTGGTGGGAGCAAGTAATCAATTTGCCCATGCGGCATGTCTTGCTGTAGCGGAATCCCCTGCCAAAGCATATAACCCGTTATTCATTTATGGCGGCGTAGGATTGGGGAAAACCCATCTTCTCAACTCTATAGGGAATTATATTGCCGATCATGGTGATCTCCGTATTGCCTATGTCACAACAGAGCAATTCACTAATGAGGTCATTAATTCCATACGCTATGACAAAATGATTGAATTGAGAAGGCGATATAGAAATGTGGACATGCTGCTCATTGACGATATTCAATTTTTAGCAGGAAAAGAACGTACTCAAGAGGAATTTTTTCACACATTTAATTCTCTCTATGAGGCTGGAAAACAGATCGTGTTGTCGAGTGATCGTTTTCCCAAAGAAATGCCCTCAATGGAGGAACGGCTTCGGTCCCGGTTTGAGTGGGGGCTGATTGCCGATCTTCAACCACCTGATGTGGAAACTCGAATTGCCATTCTCCGAAAAAAATCGGAAGAAGAAGGTATTGCGATCAATGAGGATGTCATCCAGTTGTTGGCAGCGAATTTAAAAAGCAATATTCGCGAGATTGAAGGAGCACTTATTCGGCTTGGTGCCTATGCGTCGCTCACGGGTCAAAAAATCACTGTGGATATGGCAAAACATATTCTCCGTGATCTCCTGGGTGGGAAACGAAAGGTGATTACGACAGAGGATATACAAGAAGTGGTCGCCAACCGCTTCCATGTCAAAATATCCGACTTGAAGTCGAAACGACGGACGAAAACGTTAGTGTACCCTCGCCAAATTGCCATGTTTCTCAGCCGTGATATGACGGACTCCTCCTTTCCGGAAATAGGAAGAGATTTCGGGGGAAAAGACCATACAACAATTATTCATGCCTGCAAGCAAATGCAGAAGGCTCAGGAAACAGATTCCACTCTTCGAGCCACCATCGAAAGCCTGAAGGAAGAAATCGGCAAGGGATAG
- a CDS encoding DUF721 domain-containing protein, which yields MSYFESIQSLIQDFSKGNPLGLKLSEVQLQQEWEHLVGSTMAKHSYPESIRFKKLHLVADNSIWLQQLMFLKPAILEAIHSMMPELALTEVVLRIGSIPQAPPQPDPIPQASPPFVGESSPFATGLAKRLSDPDLQVLLSQTITKALAEPPSSTTEPAKKPGV from the coding sequence ATGAGTTATTTTGAGTCGATCCAGAGCCTTATACAAGATTTTTCCAAAGGTAATCCACTCGGCCTCAAGCTTTCCGAGGTTCAACTTCAACAGGAGTGGGAACACCTTGTGGGTTCAACGATGGCCAAGCATTCCTACCCTGAGAGTATCCGCTTTAAAAAACTGCACCTGGTGGCGGATAACTCCATTTGGCTTCAGCAACTCATGTTTTTGAAACCGGCTATTTTGGAAGCGATTCACTCGATGATGCCGGAACTGGCCTTAACCGAGGTCGTCTTACGTATCGGCTCCATTCCACAGGCTCCCCCTCAACCGGATCCGATACCCCAAGCTTCTCCTCCCTTTGTCGGTGAATCATCGCCCTTTGCCACCGGCTTAGCTAAACGCCTGAGTGACCCTGACCTTCAAGTCCTTCTTTCTCAGACTATCACTAAAGCCCTGGCTGAACCACCGTCCTCCACTACAGAGCCGGCGAAGAAGCCTGGGGTTTAG